TATTCAAAGCTATGAAGAACATAAAGCACAGGGACTAAGGGCGAATACTCTTAAGGTTTCCCTCGATGAGTTTTTAAAAATAAGCCCATTTACCTTAAAGAAGATTCCATGGGTAAAAGAAGGGTTTTACTATGGGGCGGAGGAGCGGCCGGGAAAGCATCCATACCATGAAGCCGGCTTGTATTATATCCAAGAGCCAAGTGCCATGGCAGCCGGAGAACTGCTGGATCCGCAGCCAGGAGAGAAAGTGCTGGATTTATGTGCGGCCCCTGGCGGAAAAACAACACATATTGCGGCAAGAATGAACCAGCAAGGATTACTTTTGACGAATGAGATCCATCCGGCCCGAGCCAAGATTCTTTCGCAGAATATCGAGCGTATGGGGGTACGGAATGCGGTTGTCACCAATGAAACGCCGGCCCGATTGGCTGAAAGGTTTCCGGGTTATTTTGACCGGATTATGGTAGACGCACCATGTTCCGGTGAAGGGATGTTTCGCAAGGATCCTGAAGCATGTCAGGAATGGAGTCTGGAGAATGTCGCCATCTGTGCAGCGCGCCAGCTTGATATTTTAGAGTATGCCGGGGGGATGCTGCGTCCGGGAGGAAGGCTGGTTTATTCCACCTGTACCTTTTCTCCGGAGGAAAACGAAGGGACGATCAGCCGTTTTTTACAGGAGCATCCAAACTTTGAAGTGGAAGCCGCTCATGTCTATGAAGGCTTTGACACGGGAAGGGCAGACTGGATTCCAGAGGCGGTTGCCAGTATTGAAAAAACGGTGCGAATTTGGCCTCATCACATTCAGGGGGAAGGCCATTATATCGCAGTTTTACGCAAAACTTCTGGTGAAGAGCCTGGAAAGCGAAAATATGCCAAACCATTAACAGACCAAAAACTGCTCAAAAGTTATTTTCAGTTTGCAGAGGAAACGTTAATTGATCCGCCCAAAGGTGACTTTTTGTTATTTGGCGAGCAATTATACCTGATGCCCAAGGACATACTCACCTTGGATCATTTGAAAGTGCTACGCCCTGGCTGGCACTTAGGCACGATTAAAAAGAATCGTTTCGAACCTTCTCATGCCTTGGCTTTATCATTGCATGGGAGCCAAGTAAAGAATAAATGGAACATAGGGAAAGATTCGAGGGAAATTATCTCCTATTTAAAAGGGGAATCCTTGGAGGCAGAAGGGACAAAAGGCTGGTATTTGGTGGAAGTGGATAGTTATTCGCTTGGCTGGGGGAAACTATCCGACAACGTGTTGAAAAATCATTATCCCAAAGGGTTAAGATGGGCGGGAAATCGTTAACGATTTGATTGTGAACTAGGTAAATGCACTGCTCATTTTGGATTCGAGTAGAAATCAATCGGGTAAAATCCTCGAAATGTGACCGTTTACAAAAAAATTTTTATATGGTACATTAGTATCAGTTGAATATGGATCACATGTTACTGATACGATCAGGCATGGTGGTAAAAATGGAAGGTGTTATTTTAACCCTTTTGTTTGTACCCCCATGCCTTTTTTGTTTTTCTTTCCCGATATGGAAATGTCGAAGCAAGGGAAAGCCTAATAATAATAATTATTCATTCCCTGTCATTTATAAATATCAAAGGAGTATAAGGCAATGAAATTTAATTTTTTCAAAAAGACAAAAGACCTTCATATATTTGTACCAGTTAATGGGGAAATCATCCCAATTGAAGAAGTTCCCGATCCTGTTTTTAATCAAAAAATGATGGGTGTCGGCGCGGCAGTTGTTCCAGATCATGGAGACATTGTGGCACCAGTGGACGGAACCATTATCCAAGTAGCACCTACAAAACATGCGGTAGGGATCCTGGCTGAGGATGGAACGGAGATTCTGATTCATGTAGGGTTAGATACTGTTGCCCTGAATGGTGAGGGATTTCAAACAGCTGTCAAAGAAGGCGATAAGGTTGCAGTCGGACAGACACTTTTAAAAGTTAATTGGGATTTTCTCAAAGAGCATGTCCCAAGCATTATTACTCCAATTGTTATTACAAACAGCCAAGACAGCGGTAAAAAATACAGCTTTGCAACAGATCAAAACGGTATTGCCGGCAAGACGGTTATGATTACAGTTCAATAATCAAACCAAAGCTTTAAGGAGGTGATTTCTTTCAAACCGCTCAACCGACATTTTCACTGATTTTTTATAGAAATTATTTATTTTATTTTTATGGGGGGTAATAAAATGAAGAAATATTTACAAAGAATTGGCCGTTCATTGATGTTACCTGTTGCGGTATTGCCAGCGGCCGCCATTTTAATGGGGATTGGTTACTGGATTGACCCAACAGGATGGGGTGCAGGAAGCCCTGTAGCAGCGTTTTTAATTAAAGCGGGAAATGCCATCATTGGAAACATCCCGATGTTATTTGCATTAGGCGTAGCATTAGGGATGGCAAAGGATAAGGATGGCTCTGCAGCATTGAGCGGTTTGGTTGCCTATCTAGTTGTAAAGACTTTGCTATCACCAGATTCTGTAGCGATGCTTCAGCATATTGATGTAGCTAAAGTCGATCCAGCTTTTGGTAAAATTGAAAATGCCTTTATTGGAATTCTTTCTGGTATCGTAGCTTCTGTTATGTACAATCGCTTTAGTCATGTGAAATTGCCAGATGCATTGGCTTTCTTCAGCGGCAAACGGTTAGTGCCAATTATGACAGCGGTTTCGATGTTGGTCGTATCTGGCGTATTATTCTTTATCTGGCCTGTAATCTTTACAGGATTGGTTACTTTTGGTGAAACAATTGCTAAATTAGGTGCTATTGGTGCTGGATTATACGGTTTCTTCAACCGTTTATTAATTCCAACTGGTTTGCACCATGCGTTAAACGCTGTATTTTGGTTTAATGTTGCAGGTATTAACGATATCGGTAATTTCTGGTCTGGAAAAGGGGTCGTGGGCGTTACTGGAAGATACCAGGCAGGTTTCTTCCCTGTTATGATGTTTGGTCTTCCAGCTGCCTGTCTTGCGATGTACCACACAGCAAAACCAGGAAAGAAAAAGCAAGTGGCTTCTTTAATGTTAGCAGCAGGCTTCGCTTCCTTCTTTACTGGTGTTACAGAACCAATTGAATTCGCGTTCATGTTTGTTGCGCCAATGCTTTACCTCGTACATGCTGTTTTAACTGGTGTTTCATTAGCCATTGCTGCAGCATTTCACTGGACTGCTGGTTTTGGTTTCAGTGCCGGCCTTGTTGACTTTATCTTAAGCTCAAGACTTCCAATGGCACATCAGCCATATATGTTACTTGTGCAAGGTTTAGTATTTGCTGTTATTTATTATTTTGTCTTCCGCTTCTTAATTACGAAGTTCAATTTAATGACGCCTGGCCGTGAAGAAGATGATGAATCTTCCGAAGGATTTGTAGCAGCAGGTGAAAGTAAATTTTCTGCAATGGCAGCTCAAATTTATGAAGGTTTAGGCGGAGATGAAAACGTTGTTTCTGTTGACAATTGTGTTACTCGTCTTCGTTTAGAAGTAAAGGACATGAATGCTGTAGACCAAAAGAAAATTAAAGCGACTGGAGTACCAGGCATTAATATCGTTGGAAAGCAAAGCATTCAAGTTATTGTGGGTACCAACGTACAATTCGTCGCTGATGAGATTGCGAAAATCCGCAAGAAATAATTTTATAAAAGAACCGCTTGGACACTGAAGGTCCAAGCGGTTTTTTGCTGGAGGATAGGAAAAGTAGCATCTTTGGTCCAGTAAGTTGGTGATTTTTCTAAAATTAACGTTTTCTTAATCTTTCAATATGAAGTGAAATGTACCCCAGTTCGTGCTCGGGCAGCTGAATATTATAGTTTTGAGAAAGGGTTGCGGCCACTTTTTTAGCGCAATTATAGGAGACAGGGAATTTGTTTTTCAAGATTTTCAGCATTTCCTCATCCATTGTACTCGGTGCACTGCTGCTGACTCTGAAGATAGCAAAGCGCAAATGGGTAATGAGGCGCTGATAAGACAGATCGTCTTCTTCAAGCTCAATTCCAAGGTTATTTTTGATCGTCTCGACCATATCCCCAATAATCACTGTTTGCCTCAATGTCTGCTTCATATCCCCGCCGTGAAGCTTCGCAGTATGTAGATGCAGGGCAATAAAAGCGGCTTCGTCCACTGGCATATTGATGTTTAAATTTTTTTCAATATGTTTTATAGCCCAAATCCCTATATCAAATTCTTTTTTATATAAAATCTTGATCTCATGCAGCAATTTATTTTTAATAATAATTCCGTCTCGTACTCTTTCAATGGCGAAGGATAAGTGATCAGTCAAAGCGATATGGATATGATCGTTTAATTTACAATGAAGGGACTCTTCAGCGTAGGTGATAATCTCCTCTGAGAGGGTAAAGTGTTCTTCAGGGATTTGGAGAAGGAGCTGTTGGAATCGTTCATTTTCGTTGGCAACAAATAGCTTTTCAATTTTATCTGGATTGACAATATCATTTTTCTTTTTTTGAAATGCAATTCCTGCCCCAATGGCAATCTTTTCTACATTATTGTCGATTACCACAACAGCATTGTTATTAAGGATTTTTTTAATTCTCAAATGGAAACATCTCCTGATTTCCCTGGGCAACAGAGTTCATTTTCAATAAATATTATACTATAAAAGAAATTCGGTGTTTGATTTATTTTTCCTGCCGCATCCCTCTAATATTCTAGAAATAGTAAGGAAAAGCTTCTAGTTTTGCAAGTTGTTTGTTTTAAAAATATACTAGTGTTGAAATCAAATTTTAGGAGTCCTCGATGAAAGAACATTACTATGATAAGTTGCTCCATATTAAAACGCGAGGCGATCAGCAAGGCTTTCATAAGTCTTTGCACTACCACCGTTATGAGCCGACGCCATATAGTGCATTGGAGCAGTTATTTGAAAAATATGAAGTGAAAAGCAGTGATCAGGTGGTTGATTTCGGGTGTGGGAAAGGGCGGCTTAATTTTTATATTCACTATTTCTATCATGCATCCGTTACGGGAATAGAGATGGATGAGAGCCTTTACAAATCGGCTGAAAGTAATTTAAATAGTTATATTAGGAAAACAAAAAATCGTCCAGATCGAATTCGATTTCACTATTGTTTGGCAGAAGATTACGAGATTGACCCGGGAGATAATCGTTTTTACTTCTTCAATCCATTCTCCATCCAAGTTTTTCGAACAATCGTCAATCATATCCTTCTATCAGTGGAAATGATCAAGCGGGAAATCGAATTAGTTCTCTACTATCCATCAGAAGATTATATTTTTTATTTAGAAAATGATACTCCTTTTGAACTTTTGCAGGAAATCACACTCCAGCACCAATATCCTAATAACCCGAATGAACGATTTCTTATCTATCGCTTATAACCCGGTGTCAGGCACCGCTCGTGGACAAAGTGGTGATTTTGTCCACCTGGGGCGGACAATTAATTCTATAGGGCAGGGGATTTTTTATGAAGAAAATGAAGGGGATTTGTTTTAGGGCAGCGAATTGTTTAGGGGGAATGTTGTATTTAGGGAGTTTGCGATGAGTTCTGTTGAGGTATACGAACGGATTGATGTGCTTGATTATTTGCGGGGATTTGCTTTATTGGGGATTATCCTTGTCAACATTGTCCATATGCTTTCTTTAAGTCCGCCTGCTGCACATACTTTGGATGCAGCCTATGGGGGATTTTTATATGGATTTGTCGAGGGCAGGTTCTATACGATTTTTACTTTTTTGTTCGGGATCGGGTTTTATATTTTTCTCACAAGGGCGAATCAGAAGGGAAAGAATGGGACGGCTTTTTTCCTGCGGCGAATGCTGGCATTATTCGTTTTGGGTCTCATCCATGTTCAGTTTCAAAGAGGAGAGGCCTTAACCATTTATGCCATTTGCGGCTTGATTATATTGCCTTTTTATAAAGCAAATAAAGTAGTCAATCTAGTTTTTGGTGCAGCAATTTTAATCGTGCTAAGTATGTTTTCTATAAAAGTTTTGATGACCGTTCCTCTTATGCTATTAGGAATCGCTGCCGGCCAATACCGGTTGTATGAAGGAATATCAAACAAGCGTAGAGGCCTTATCATTTTAACGGTTACTATGTTTATAGCAGCTGCAATAGCTCTAATATGTCAGTTTCATTTTTTCACTCTTGGAAAGGGAATGGTGGCTGACCAAACTTTCATGCGTATTGGAATTGCCATAGGTCCCATTGTTTCGGCATTCTATATTGGAATGTTTATGCTCCTTTTACAAGTTTCATTTTTCCAAAGACTGCTTTCTCCGTTAAAAAGCTATGGGCGAATGGCGTTAACAAACTATGTTTCACAAACTATCTTCATATTAACGGCAGGGCATGTCTGGCACTTGTTTGGAAAAATAACCTACTTTCAATCGTTTTTCGTTTGTTTAGGAATATGTGCCATGCAGCTCATTTTAAGTGTGGCTTGGCTGCGGTTTTTCCGTTTTGGTCCGCTGGAATGGATTTGGCGTAGCATCACGTATTTAGAACTACCTCCGTTTAGGAGGTAAAAAACTATTTTTATTTAAAGGTTTAATTGACAGAAAATAATAAAATATTGCTCTTTCCTTTGTTGTACCGTGCTGTAAAATGGATGATATGAGGATATTGAAGTGTTTGGAGAGATGACGATGTCAAAGAGGTTCCCAATACTGTGGCAGGAGAATGAATCTGTTATTTATAATCCCGAGGAGTTAATTGATCTAATTCTTGATAATACAGCTGATGGAGTTTGTATTTTTGATATGGAAAATCGCTTTATTCGCATTAATCAGATGTATACAAAGATATTTGGTTTTACAGAGACGGATGTTCTCGGAGAACGATTCGATAAGTTCTCTGCTCCAGACATAGAAAATGAGGTGCTGGAAGCAGCTAAACAAGGGAAAACATTCCATAATATTGTCAATCGTCGCAGACATAAAAATGGAAATAAGCTAGATATTGCTGTTTCTTATTCGCCTTTTCGTAATACTACAGGAGAAATTATTGCGACTGTCGCGGTTTATCGCAATATCACTGACCGTGTTACGATTGAACGAGAATTAAAAAAAACACGTAAGTTATATAAATTAATTACTGAGAATACTACGGATTTGATTAAAGTTTTTACAAAAGAATATGAAATTGTTTATGCTTCCCCCTCATATGAAAAAGTGTTAGGGTTTCCTCCTGAGGAGATGGTGGGGAGGAGTGTTCTTGAATTTAGTAATGAAGTAGATGTAAATACTATGCATCGATTTTTTCAAAAGATTTTAGAAAATGGGGAGCCTCAGCTAATTCAACATAAAGTTAAAACGAAAGATGGTGGGGATGTAATTGCGGAATTTAATATTTCGCCTATTTACAACGAAAAAAATGAGATTGACTCATTCGTTTCTGTAGGACGGAATATTTCAGATAGGCTTAAAAATGATGAGGCCATCCGAAATTTAGATCGTCTTTCCATCATTGGGCAGTTGGCAGCAGGTGTTGCACACGAAATACGGAATCCGCTAACTTCGTTAAAAGGTTTTTCAAAATTGCTTAAAAGCACGTCTGATTTGGAGAAGCAAGATAAATATTTGTCGATCATCATGAATGAGTTGGATCGAATTGATATGATTGTCAATGAATTTATGTCGCTCGCTAAACCTCAGGCAATCCAGTTTGAACAGGAGAGTTTGTATTCCATTTTAGAGAGCACCATTAATATCCTTCATCCACAAGCACTGCTGCATAATGTGCAAGTTGTAAACCACTATCAATCGGATCACATTCATTTGCTATGCAGCCCGCATCAACTGAAGCAAGTATTTGTGAACTTCATTAAAAATGCCATTGAGGCAATGCCTAATGGCGGTACTGTTACAATTGATGCTCAAAAAATCTCAAATAAACGGGTTCAAATTAATATTGCTGACGAAGGTCTTGGAATTGACAACGAACGTCTATGCCTATTAGGAACTCCATTCTACACCACCAAAGACAAAGGAATCGGCCTTGGCCTGACAGTCAGCAATAAAATCATCCAAGAACACAAAGGCACCATGAAAATCGAAAGCCAAAGCGGAAAAGGCACAACAGTAAAAGTTGAATTGGAATGTTTATAGGAATGATGGCGGGGGCATTGTAGGTGTCACTTTTAAGGTGTCAGGCACCGCTCGTGGACAAAATGGAGATTTTGTCCACTGTGGGTGGACAGTAGTTGTCAAGGCACTGATATTGCTGTTGGTGCCTGCACCTTATTTTGTGTAGCGGTTGGCATAGGATGAGGCGACGAAGGCATCAGGTTTTATTTTAGGTGCCACCCCCATGGACTCCATTCTGGTTACCATTTCTTTTACAAATTCACTAGTCTTATTTCGTTTGCCAGCCCCAATATCGATATGGCCTTCCATTGTGAATGATGCTCCATGATAAAGATAGGGAAGTACAATATTGATTAAGTCGCTTTTTCTTTCCTCAGTGAACATACTGACAATTTCTTCGGTTAATGATAGTTCAAGAGAAATACGCTCGTGCAACTGAGTCATTTTTCTTGGCACAATTATTTTTCTAATACAGGCCCACACACCATTTCCTTCATTTCGTATTACAATCCCTGTTATAAATGTAGTATGTGATTTGTGAACTTGGGAATCAGTACCAACCATTAAACGATAATTTCCATTAGGGCTGCAATTCATAAACTTGACAATCCGTTCAAAGACTTGCTCAAACGTCATCCCAGTCTCTTGAAGATTCTGAAATAAAGGAGGATTAGTCCAATTTTTCATCATATTATAGCACCACATCTTTCCCTTCATATAAAACTCCTCTTTCTTCTTATTCCTATTTTATGGAAGGGACGAATAGTCGTGACTCTTATACTATAATTTGGAAAAGTTTTTATCATGAAAGTGTCAGGCACCGCTCGTGGACAAAATGCGAAATTTGTCCACTGTGGATGGACAGGTTATGGGTATCTGACACCATTTTTCATAGGATTTGTGCTTTTATTTGTTTGATTTGTTCTATATGGCGTTGTTCGTGCAGGTAAACGATTTCGATCCATTGGTAGAGTGGAAGGTCGCCGAAAAGGAGGTGTTTGGCTGATTTGGTTTTTAATGCTGTTCTGTCTTCGATTGCTTTCAGGACGTCAAGCAGGCTAGTTCGCGATTCGTTAAGTAAGTTTACAATTTGCTGAAAGTCCAGCGGTTCCTGACTAGGTTTGACTAAGTCAGGAGCGTCTATTTTCTTGGATCGATCCTTTAGAAGTTGAATTGGTTTAGGAGCCGCTTTTTCAGTATTTGCCTTCTTGAGTCCATAAATAATTCCTTTTGTAAATGATTTTTCTGTCAAATATAAGTGATGACAAACTTCAGCTGCACTCCACTGATTAAGATCTGGTTTTCTGTTTAATTCCTCAAAGCTAAGTGTTCTAACTTCATTTAAAAGCTGTCCTCGTGTCTCGGCCAAATCCACATATGAAATCTCTATTTGATCCAAAATATCTCTCCTTCCTTTTATCTTTACTTAATAAATTTTGCTATAGCCCTCTACTGTTTATATTCACGCCAAAGTGAAATATTCCTTTTAGGGTGTCAGGCACCATAAATGGAAAGATCAGCTCAAAATATTAAGATATTAAATTTGTAAAATTAGCGGAGGATCTTTGGTAAATAAAAGAAAGGAAATTTATTTTTGAAAGCGTTTACGTTAAAATTTTAAACAGATGTTTGAAATATAAACAAAAGTTTAAAAAGGAGGAGAGCTTGTGGCCGGTGAATTGACGGAGAAGGAGAACCAGATTTTTAATTTAATTCGAAAAAACCCATATATTTCACAGCAAGAGCTTGCTGAAGCAGTAGGATTATCGCGGCCATCAGTGGCAAATATTATATCTGGTTTAACTAAAAAGGGTCATATTGTAGGAAGGGCCTATATTGTCAATGAGTCAAAGGAAATCGTCTGTATCGGCGGAGCTAACATGGACAGGAAGTTCCAGTTGAAAGAGCAGGTACTGATGGGTACTTCCAATCCAACAAGCTCCATCAGAACGATCGGGGGAGTTGCACGAAATATCGCCGAAAATTTAGGGCGCCTGGGTATGGAGGTATCGTTAATCACCACATGCGGTGCGGATAGCGACTGGGCATTTATTGAAGAATCTTCTTCACTATATATGAACCTGGAAAAGGCTATGAAAATACCTGGGATGACTACAGGTTCTTATACTGCCGTACTCGATCCTGAGGGCGAATTAGTCATAGCTCTTGCCGACATGGAAGTATATGAAATGCTAACACCTGAAATGCTGCAAAAACAGGAGATTTTGTTAAGCCGTGCAAAGTGCATTGCTGCAGATTTAAACTGTCCGAAAGAAACATTGCAATATTTATGTGATTTTGCTAAGAAACACGATAGACCTCTTGTGTTAATTCCAGTTTCAGCTCCTAAAATGAAACGACTTCCAGATGACCTGAGTGGAATCACATGGCTGATTTCGAATCGGGACGAGTCAGAAAGTTATTTTCACTGTAAAATAACCAACCAATCAGAATGGAGTCACGCACTGGAGAAATGGCTCTCTCTCGGCATTTCGAATGTCGTCATCACAAATGGCAAAAATGGGGTGATGATAGGAAATAAGGAAGAGGGGATTTTTCATGTCCCTTCAATTGAGACAAAAGAAATCGTTGATGTTACTGGTGCGGGAGATGCATTTTCAGCAGCGGTGATTTATTCTTGGCTGGAAGGTGGGTCTCTACAAGAGATTGCCAAGGCAGGTGCAGTGAATGCTTCTAAAACATTACAATCATCCAGTACAGTCAGACAAGATCTATCAGCAGCACAATTACAAAATGACTTGGAGGAATTAAAATGAAACAATATATTTCATTATCAGAAGAAGTACGTTCCGCACAAGAACAAGGAAAACCAATTGTAGCTTTAGAATCAACCATTATTTCACACGGAATGCCGTATCCGCAAAACGTTAAAACGGCCCGTGAGGTGGAACAAATTATTCGCGAGCATGGTGCTGTTCCTGCAACGATCGCTATCTTGGATGGACAAATAAAAATCGGGTTATCGGATGATGAACTTGAAATGTTTGGCAAAAGCTCAGATGTGGCCAAAGCATCCCGCCGTGACTTGGCCTTCTTGCTGGAAACGAAGAAAAAAGGTGCAACAACAGTTGCTGCAACAATGATTTGTGCAGAGTTAGCAGGGATTCATATCTTTGTAACCGGAGGAATTGGCGGCGTACACCGAGGTGCTGAAACGACGATGGATATTTCCGCTGACTTGGAAGAATTAGCACAAACCAATGTAGCGGTCATTTGTGCCGGAGCGAAATCCATTTTAGACTTGGGTCTGACACTGGAGTACCTTGAAACTAAGGGAGTGCCAGTAATAGGATATCAAACCGATGTCCTGCCAGCCTTTTATACCCGCTCAAGTGATTTTTCCGTTAACTTCCGTGTTGAAGATGTTGAGAGCATTGCCGCAACACTAAAAACAAAATGGGATTTAAACTTAAAAGGCGGGGCAGTCATCGCCAATCCAATTCCAGAAGAATATGCCATGGATGATAATATAATTACAGCTGTAATTGAATCAGCATTGAAGGAAGCAAATGAGCAGCACATTTCTGGTAAAGAGGTAACCCCCTTCTTGTTAGCAAAAGTTAAGGAGTTAACTGGTGGAAAAAGCTTGGAATCCAATATTGCCCTTGTGAAAAATAATGCTGTATTAGGGGCAAAACTTGCAGTGGCCATGAAATCACTTAAGTAATGCTGGTGAAAGCCTGCGTGCAA
Above is a genomic segment from Neobacillus endophyticus containing:
- a CDS encoding RsmF rRNA methyltransferase first C-terminal domain-containing protein, with protein sequence MELPLDFLVKMRELLQDEYEAFIQSYEEHKAQGLRANTLKVSLDEFLKISPFTLKKIPWVKEGFYYGAEERPGKHPYHEAGLYYIQEPSAMAAGELLDPQPGEKVLDLCAAPGGKTTHIAARMNQQGLLLTNEIHPARAKILSQNIERMGVRNAVVTNETPARLAERFPGYFDRIMVDAPCSGEGMFRKDPEACQEWSLENVAICAARQLDILEYAGGMLRPGGRLVYSTCTFSPEENEGTISRFLQEHPNFEVEAAHVYEGFDTGRADWIPEAVASIEKTVRIWPHHIQGEGHYIAVLRKTSGEEPGKRKYAKPLTDQKLLKSYFQFAEETLIDPPKGDFLLFGEQLYLMPKDILTLDHLKVLRPGWHLGTIKKNRFEPSHALALSLHGSQVKNKWNIGKDSREIISYLKGESLEAEGTKGWYLVEVDSYSLGWGKLSDNVLKNHYPKGLRWAGNR
- a CDS encoding PTS sugar transporter subunit IIA, which codes for MKFNFFKKTKDLHIFVPVNGEIIPIEEVPDPVFNQKMMGVGAAVVPDHGDIVAPVDGTIIQVAPTKHAVGILAEDGTEILIHVGLDTVALNGEGFQTAVKEGDKVAVGQTLLKVNWDFLKEHVPSIITPIVITNSQDSGKKYSFATDQNGIAGKTVMITVQ
- the nagE gene encoding N-acetylglucosamine-specific PTS transporter subunit IIBC, translating into MKKYLQRIGRSLMLPVAVLPAAAILMGIGYWIDPTGWGAGSPVAAFLIKAGNAIIGNIPMLFALGVALGMAKDKDGSAALSGLVAYLVVKTLLSPDSVAMLQHIDVAKVDPAFGKIENAFIGILSGIVASVMYNRFSHVKLPDALAFFSGKRLVPIMTAVSMLVVSGVLFFIWPVIFTGLVTFGETIAKLGAIGAGLYGFFNRLLIPTGLHHALNAVFWFNVAGINDIGNFWSGKGVVGVTGRYQAGFFPVMMFGLPAACLAMYHTAKPGKKKQVASLMLAAGFASFFTGVTEPIEFAFMFVAPMLYLVHAVLTGVSLAIAAAFHWTAGFGFSAGLVDFILSSRLPMAHQPYMLLVQGLVFAVIYYFVFRFLITKFNLMTPGREEDDESSEGFVAAGESKFSAMAAQIYEGLGGDENVVSVDNCVTRLRLEVKDMNAVDQKKIKATGVPGINIVGKQSIQVIVGTNVQFVADEIAKIRKK
- a CDS encoding PRD domain-containing protein, which gives rise to MRIKKILNNNAVVVIDNNVEKIAIGAGIAFQKKKNDIVNPDKIEKLFVANENERFQQLLLQIPEEHFTLSEEIITYAEESLHCKLNDHIHIALTDHLSFAIERVRDGIIIKNKLLHEIKILYKKEFDIGIWAIKHIEKNLNINMPVDEAAFIALHLHTAKLHGGDMKQTLRQTVIIGDMVETIKNNLGIELEEDDLSYQRLITHLRFAIFRVSSSAPSTMDEEMLKILKNKFPVSYNCAKKVAATLSQNYNIQLPEHELGYISLHIERLRKR
- a CDS encoding SAM-dependent methyltransferase; this translates as MKEHYYDKLLHIKTRGDQQGFHKSLHYHRYEPTPYSALEQLFEKYEVKSSDQVVDFGCGKGRLNFYIHYFYHASVTGIEMDESLYKSAESNLNSYIRKTKNRPDRIRFHYCLAEDYEIDPGDNRFYFFNPFSIQVFRTIVNHILLSVEMIKREIELVLYYPSEDYIFYLENDTPFELLQEITLQHQYPNNPNERFLIYRL
- a CDS encoding DUF418 domain-containing protein, with the translated sequence MSSVEVYERIDVLDYLRGFALLGIILVNIVHMLSLSPPAAHTLDAAYGGFLYGFVEGRFYTIFTFLFGIGFYIFLTRANQKGKNGTAFFLRRMLALFVLGLIHVQFQRGEALTIYAICGLIILPFYKANKVVNLVFGAAILIVLSMFSIKVLMTVPLMLLGIAAGQYRLYEGISNKRRGLIILTVTMFIAAAIALICQFHFFTLGKGMVADQTFMRIGIAIGPIVSAFYIGMFMLLLQVSFFQRLLSPLKSYGRMALTNYVSQTIFILTAGHVWHLFGKITYFQSFFVCLGICAMQLILSVAWLRFFRFGPLEWIWRSITYLELPPFRR
- a CDS encoding PAS domain-containing sensor histidine kinase produces the protein MSKRFPILWQENESVIYNPEELIDLILDNTADGVCIFDMENRFIRINQMYTKIFGFTETDVLGERFDKFSAPDIENEVLEAAKQGKTFHNIVNRRRHKNGNKLDIAVSYSPFRNTTGEIIATVAVYRNITDRVTIERELKKTRKLYKLITENTTDLIKVFTKEYEIVYASPSYEKVLGFPPEEMVGRSVLEFSNEVDVNTMHRFFQKILENGEPQLIQHKVKTKDGGDVIAEFNISPIYNEKNEIDSFVSVGRNISDRLKNDEAIRNLDRLSIIGQLAAGVAHEIRNPLTSLKGFSKLLKSTSDLEKQDKYLSIIMNELDRIDMIVNEFMSLAKPQAIQFEQESLYSILESTINILHPQALLHNVQVVNHYQSDHIHLLCSPHQLKQVFVNFIKNAIEAMPNGGTVTIDAQKISNKRVQINIADEGLGIDNERLCLLGTPFYTTKDKGIGLGLTVSNKIIQEHKGTMKIESQSGKGTTVKVELECL
- a CDS encoding ribonuclease H-like YkuK family protein, which codes for MMKNWTNPPLFQNLQETGMTFEQVFERIVKFMNCSPNGNYRLMVGTDSQVHKSHTTFITGIVIRNEGNGVWACIRKIIVPRKMTQLHERISLELSLTEEIVSMFTEERKSDLINIVLPYLYHGASFTMEGHIDIGAGKRNKTSEFVKEMVTRMESMGVAPKIKPDAFVASSYANRYTK
- a CDS encoding DinB family protein — translated: MDQIEISYVDLAETRGQLLNEVRTLSFEELNRKPDLNQWSAAEVCHHLYLTEKSFTKGIIYGLKKANTEKAAPKPIQLLKDRSKKIDAPDLVKPSQEPLDFQQIVNLLNESRTSLLDVLKAIEDRTALKTKSAKHLLFGDLPLYQWIEIVYLHEQRHIEQIKQIKAQIL
- a CDS encoding PfkB family carbohydrate kinase; the encoded protein is MAGELTEKENQIFNLIRKNPYISQQELAEAVGLSRPSVANIISGLTKKGHIVGRAYIVNESKEIVCIGGANMDRKFQLKEQVLMGTSNPTSSIRTIGGVARNIAENLGRLGMEVSLITTCGADSDWAFIEESSSLYMNLEKAMKIPGMTTGSYTAVLDPEGELVIALADMEVYEMLTPEMLQKQEILLSRAKCIAADLNCPKETLQYLCDFAKKHDRPLVLIPVSAPKMKRLPDDLSGITWLISNRDESESYFHCKITNQSEWSHALEKWLSLGISNVVITNGKNGVMIGNKEEGIFHVPSIETKEIVDVTGAGDAFSAAVIYSWLEGGSLQEIAKAGAVNASKTLQSSSTVRQDLSAAQLQNDLEELK
- a CDS encoding pseudouridine-5'-phosphate glycosidase, which gives rise to MKQYISLSEEVRSAQEQGKPIVALESTIISHGMPYPQNVKTAREVEQIIREHGAVPATIAILDGQIKIGLSDDELEMFGKSSDVAKASRRDLAFLLETKKKGATTVAATMICAELAGIHIFVTGGIGGVHRGAETTMDISADLEELAQTNVAVICAGAKSILDLGLTLEYLETKGVPVIGYQTDVLPAFYTRSSDFSVNFRVEDVESIAATLKTKWDLNLKGGAVIANPIPEEYAMDDNIITAVIESALKEANEQHISGKEVTPFLLAKVKELTGGKSLESNIALVKNNAVLGAKLAVAMKSLK